The Salvelinus fontinalis isolate EN_2023a unplaced genomic scaffold, ASM2944872v1 scaffold_0173, whole genome shotgun sequence genome contains a region encoding:
- the LOC129844099 gene encoding uncharacterized protein LOC129844099 isoform X2, whose amino-acid sequence MGLPALGLIPFLGPLAFPVALGTIAVGGFILIKAIHKKPSYHPGSPIITRSVMVKSNKASGNEPTGNAGSKKTEEERSSNETTIIIAYGLGVVDTYKKVKKGRPSQFGPGNFRIAEADHIPPLASLRIARNHERLDRLLQVNPRLHEMIMSLDYDPTGQNLLTMRVLYQDHRDALTTGNSRESQVSSRLLAETILDGDAALMLRKAFIMGHPISSRQLREDAGDLKLNALNVWDNLGFHQKWTNEKHIFFFT is encoded by the exons ATGGGTCTTCCAGCCTTGGGTCTGATACCGTTTTTGGGGCCCCTTGCGTTTCCAGTAGCATTGGGAACAATCGCAGTAGGGGGGTTTATATTGATTAAGGCGATTCATAAGAAACCTTCGTATCATCCAGGAAGTCCCATAATAACACGTTCCGTGATGGTAAAGTCAAATAAAGCTTCTGGAAATGAACCCACTGGAAATGCTGGCAGCAAGAAGACAGAAGAAGAGCGTAGCAGCAATGAAACTACGATCATAATTGCTTACGGCCTTGGAGTGGTTGACACTTATAAAAA GGTTAAAAAAGGTAGACCATCTCAGTTTGGTCCGGGTAACTTTCGCATAGCAGAGGCAGACCATATTCCACCATTGGCTTCTCTGAGGATAGCCCGAAACCATGAACGACTGGATCGTCTCCTACAAGTGAATCCAAGGCTTCATGAGATGATCATGAGCCTTGATTATGACCCAACTGGACAGAACCTGTTAACCATGAGGGTTCTTTACCAGGATCACAGAGATGCTCTGACCACTGGAAACAGCAGGGAATCTCAAGTATCCAG TCGTCTGCTGGCAGAGACAATCCTAGACGGAGATGCTGCACTTATGCTGAGGAAGGCTTTTATCATGGGTCATCCTATATCTTCCCGGCAGCTCAGAGAAGACGCAG GCGACTTGAAGCTAAATGCCTTGAATGTGTGGGACAATTTGGGATTTCATCAAAAATGGACtaatgaaaaacatatttttttttttacataa
- the LOC129844099 gene encoding uncharacterized protein LOC129844099 isoform X1, producing the protein MGLPALGLIPFLGPLAFPVALGTIAVGGFILIKAIHKKPSYHPGSPIITRSVMVKSNKASGNEPTGNAGSKKTEEERSSNETTIIIAYGLGVVDTYKKVKKGRPSQFGPGNFRIAEADHIPPLASLRIARNHERLDRLLQVNPRLHEMIMSLDYDPTGQNLLTMRVLYQDHRDALTTGNSRESQVSSRLLAETILDGDAALMLRKAFIMGHPISSRQLREDAGLAAPYTDGNVDMSDEGTRDYYRYGYIELVNAYHKKGIINKNQAKKLISWVERDMHLDRDTQEYEEILDYIKRHFRVFRW; encoded by the exons ATGGGTCTTCCAGCCTTGGGTCTGATACCGTTTTTGGGGCCCCTTGCGTTTCCAGTAGCATTGGGAACAATCGCAGTAGGGGGGTTTATATTGATTAAGGCGATTCATAAGAAACCTTCGTATCATCCAGGAAGTCCCATAATAACACGTTCCGTGATGGTAAAGTCAAATAAAGCTTCTGGAAATGAACCCACTGGAAATGCTGGCAGCAAGAAGACAGAAGAAGAGCGTAGCAGCAATGAAACTACGATCATAATTGCTTACGGCCTTGGAGTGGTTGACACTTATAAAAA GGTTAAAAAAGGTAGACCATCTCAGTTTGGTCCGGGTAACTTTCGCATAGCAGAGGCAGACCATATTCCACCATTGGCTTCTCTGAGGATAGCCCGAAACCATGAACGACTGGATCGTCTCCTACAAGTGAATCCAAGGCTTCATGAGATGATCATGAGCCTTGATTATGACCCAACTGGACAGAACCTGTTAACCATGAGGGTTCTTTACCAGGATCACAGAGATGCTCTGACCACTGGAAACAGCAGGGAATCTCAAGTATCCAG TCGTCTGCTGGCAGAGACAATCCTAGACGGAGATGCTGCACTTATGCTGAGGAAGGCTTTTATCATGGGTCATCCTATATCTTCCCGGCAGCTCAGAGAAGACGCAG GATTGGCCGCACCATATACCGATGGTAACGTTGACATGTCTGATGAAGGAACAAGGGACTACTACAGATATGGCTACATTGAGCTGGTAAATGCATACCACAAGAAGGGGATAATCAACAAGAATCAAGCAAAAAAGCTAATTTCATGGGTGGAAAGAGACATGCACCTGGACCGGGATACCCAAGAGTATGAGGAGATCCTTGATTACATTAAACGTCATTTTCGTGTTTTCCGGTGGTAG
- the LOC129844100 gene encoding uncharacterized protein LOC129844100, producing the protein MGLPALGLLGFLGPVGWGAAALVGVVIFIKVVRKNREKKLCISPGTHKCFGDERTWFMEEKSNEDSGKTGNARKKREELCRHDEHDDDIIKGYGLGHVHKYKDDKKCRPSRRDKENKGITEADHIPPKDSLKKALNHERLDRLLQVNPRLHEMIMSLDYDPTGQNLLTMRVLYQDHRDALTTGSSKESKICRWLLTQTILSGKDDCAVKMLKQAFIMGHPIASQMLRYDAGFVDAALRTEGKVDMSDEGTRSYYRYGHTDLVDEYLYRGIINDGQAKDLKIWVKREMHLDRDTPEYKEILEDINDFYDCFHML; encoded by the exons ATGGGTCTTCCAGCCCTCGGGCTGTTAGGGTTCCTGGGGCCAGTAGGGTGGGGGGCAGCAGCGCTGGTAGGGGTGGTTATATTTATTAAGGTGGTtagaaagaacagagagaagaaaCTTTGTATTTCTCCAGGAACTCACAAGTGTTTTGGTGACGAGAGAACATGGTTCATGGAGGAAAAGTCTAATGAAGATTCTGGAAAAACTGGAAACGCtaggaagaagagagaagaactGTGCCGTCATGACGAACATGATGATGACATAATAAAAGGTTACGGCCTTGGACATGTTCACAAATATAAAGA TGACAAAAAATGTAGACCATCTCGGCGTGATAAGGAGAATAAAGGCATTACAGAGGCAGACCATATTCCACCTAAAGATTCTCTGAAGAAGGCCCTAAACCATGAACGACTGGATCGTCTCCTACAAGTGAATCCAAGGCTTCATGAGATGATCATGAGCCTTGATTATGACCCAACTGGACAGAACCTGTTAACCATGAGGGTTCTTTACCAGGATCACAGAGACGCTCTGACCACTGGTAGCAgcaaagaatctaaaatatgcaG GTGGCTTCTGACACAAACAATTCTAAGCGGAAAAGATGATTGTGCAGTAAAAATGCTGAAGCAAGCTTTTATCATGGGTCATCCTATAGCTTCCCAGATGCTCAGATATGATgctg GATTTGTTGATGCCGCACTACGTACAGAGGGTAAAGTTGACATGTCTGATGAAGGCACAAGGAGCTACTACAGATATGGCCACACTGACCTGGTCGATGAATATCTCTACAGGGGGATAATCAACGATGGTCAAGCAAAAGACCTCAAAATATGGGTGAAAAGAGAGATGCATCTGGACCGAGATACCCCAGAGTATAAGGAGATCCTTGAAGACATTAATGATTTCTATGACTGTTTTCATATGTTGTAG